GTCTCATCTCTTTGTAATTTTAAACTTTCCAAGAATGATGATGTTCCTTTTTGTACTTCTTGTCAACTTGGCAAATCTCATCGATTACCTTTCACTGTTTCTGTAAGTCGGGCTTCCCGACCTTTTGAGTTAATACATACAGATCTTTGGGGTGCCTCTCCTGTTCTTGCTATTACTGGAGTTCGTTATTTTGCAttatttattgatgattataCCCGGTTTACTTGGTTCTATTTGTTGCATACCAAAGATGAAGTGTTTCAGGCTTTTATTCAGTTCAAAACTATGATTCATACACAATTTCAGGGGGTTATTAAACGGGTTCGTTCGGATTGGGGTGGGGAGTTTCGTCCCTTGTCTTCCTTTTTTACTCAACATGGCATTTCTCACGAACTTTCCTGCCCTTATACCCCTCAACAAAACGGTCGGGTTGAGCGTAAAAATCGTCATGTGGTGGAACTCGGCCTTACTCTTCTTGCCCATGCGAGTATGCCCCTTTCTTATTGGCCTTATGCTTTTGCTACTGCCGTCTATTTAATTAATAGGCTTCCCACTCGGGTTTTGGGGTCTCTTAGTCCATTTCAATGCCTATATCACAAACAACCATCTTATGATTATTTTCGCATTTTTGGGTGTGAGTGTTTCCTATTCCTTCATCCATATAATCCTCATAAGTTACAGTTTTGCTCCTCCCCTTGTGTTTTTCTGGGATATAGCAGTAAACATAAAGGCTACCTATGTCTACATGTTTCCTCGGGCCGTATCTACACTACTCGGCATGTGGTATTTAATGAACATGTTTTCCCCTTCTCTGCCGTGTCCAGCTCTTCCCTTCCAACTCCATTATCCACCTCTCCTCCCACACTTCCTCTCCCTTCCATGTTTTCTCATGTGCCTCCCTTTCCTCCACATCACTCCCCTCGCCCTTCTACCCCGCCTCCCATGCACTCTTCCTCTCATGTTCCACTCTCTCATTCCTCTTCCCCTGCCCCGTCCCCGTCCCCATCCCCTGTACCCCCTCTGCCAGCCACTCACACCGCCCCTCTCAACACCCATCCCATGGTCACTCGCGCCAAAGATGGCATTCATAAGCCTAAGCTTTTTTATAATATTGTGGATTCTACTCCAGTTGAGTCGTCCAACTTTACTGAAGCTAGTAAGCTTGAAGTCTGGCAGCAAGCTATGAAACTTGAATTTGATGCTCTTCAATCTCAGGGCACTTGGACTTTAGTTCCTCCACCACCAAATTGCAAAGTTATCGGTTGTAAATGGGTTTATCGTCTTAAACTCAACTCTGATGGTTCGGTTGACCGATTCAAGGCGCGCCTTGTAGCCAAAGGTTTTCATCAAACCCCAGGCCTGGATTTTCATGAAACTTTTAGTCCTGTCATCAAGTTCACCACCATTCACATTGTTTTTTCCTTGGCTGTCTCTTACAATTGGCCCCTGCATCAAATCGACATTCAAAATGCCTTTCTTCATGGTGATTTGACCGAGACAGTTTATATGGCTCAACCCCAAGGTTTTATTGACTCTTCTCGTCCTCACCATGTGTGCAAGCTCTCTAAGTCACTGTATGGCCTCAAGCAAAGTCCACGAGCTTGGTTCCTCAAGCTTAGTACAACTCTTCTGGATTGGGGATTCACTGGTTCTCGGGCAGATTCATCCTTGTTTATATATCGGTCTGGTGCTGTTCTCTTACTTGTGTTGGTTTCTGTCGATGATATTGTAATTACAGGTTCCTACTCTGCTTCTATCCAGCGCCTCCTTGCTCACTTACAGTGCCGATTCCATGTCAAAGATCTCGGCCAGTTACATTTTTTTCTGGGCATCCAGGTCTCTCGGAATTCCTCTGGTCTTCACATGTCCCAGTCCAAATACATCCGTGACTTGCTGCACAAGACTGGTATGCTAGACTCTAAGCCGGTTTCCACTCCTATTACTTTGGGTTCCTTGTCTCTCCATGATGGTATCCCTTTATCTAATGCGACTGCCTATCGAAGTATTGTTGGTGCGTTACAATATTGCACTATTACGAGACCTGATATCGCATTCACTGTAAACAAGCTGTGCCAATTTATGCATGCCCCCACCACGACTCATTTTCAGGCAGCTAAGCGCGTCTTGCGATATCTAAAAGGCACGGCCCATCTTGGTGTTCATTTACAACGTGATTCCCTATTACAGCTTCATTGTTTTACTGATGCAGATTGGGCGTCCTGTCTTGATGATCGTCGTAGCACCAGCGCTTACTGCATTTTTCTGGGTCTCAATCTGGTTTCCTGGTCATCCTCTAAACAGCGAGTCGTCTCCCGTTCCAGTACTGAATCTGAATATCGTGCTCTTGCAAATGGCGCCTCTGAAGTTTGTTGGATTGAGTCCTTACTTGCTAAATTGGGTATCAATCTCTCATCTCCTCCCACGCTCCACTGTGACAATGTTAGCACTTTGCATCTTGCCTCCAATCCTGTTTTTCATGCTCGCACGAAGCATGTGGAAATTAATTATCACTTTGTCCGCGAGCGGGTCAATGCTCAGTCGCTGCTTCTTACGTACACTCCCTCTACTGATCAAGTTTCCGACTGTTTAATAAAGCCGCTGGTCACCTCTCGGTTTCAAGCTCTGCGAACCAAACTCACCGTGCTGCCTAGCCCGATGTGTTTGCGGGGGATGTTAAACCATAATTACATTCTCTAATTGTATGATTAGTTATAGGACCTTCTAGTAGCTAGCTGTATATGGACAGGTGTCCTTATTTCCTCTCTATCGTGGGTTATATAACCCTTACTGTGTAATAGAACATTAACAATATACCAGAATATTTCATTTCATCATTTTACCTTTTCTATTTCTGTCAATTTTAAAATGAAACTTTTACTTATCACAAACTAACACTAATGCAGTATCCCACTCCCTTGCAAAACTAGTCCTCCTTAGAGAGTGCCAAAGTGCGGTGGTCCCGCCTTGTATTTGGCTTTATTGCTTGAAAAAATGACAAAGACTAGAGATAGGCTGTTCAAATTTGGTATATTGCAGGATTGTACTTGTCTCCTGTGTGGAGTTGAGAAGGAATCTGTTGCTCATTTGTTTTTTTGAGTGTAATGTCAGCAAAAGATGTCTGCAGGAAGTCAAAAGATGGCTCCATTGGCAAGCTAAATCTGTTTCTTTGCAGCAGTTGGTTAGGTGGAACAATCGGTCTAAGCTTAGCAAATTCAGAAAACTCTGTTATGCCTCCTGCCTTGCTGCTCTGGTGTATCATCTTTGGCAGTCCAGAAATGAAGCCTTGTGGTCATTAAAAATAgctagattagatctaattgtaAAAAGGATAGCTGAGTCTGTTAGAAATAGAATCATATTTGTTTGGCCTAAGCATATTGGTCAGGATGATATAAAATGGTTTGAGGAATTATAGGTTgcttttttgttctattttggtGGTCTGGTGTATAGTCTGGTGCAGGCCTTGAAGTGAGGTGCTGTTAGCTTGTAATTGGTTATTTGGTGAATATACTTTTCtgatttcccaaaaaaaaaaaaaaaaaacgacaaAGACATTTCCATCATAATATCTGGATATTGAATAAGCAAAATTGATCACTATTTCCATTTCGATATGACACAACAAGTTAATATCTACCTGTTCCTAAAGAACTTCGACCAAAACAATATGCCACgaatctggaaaaaaaaattgtatatatgGCCGGCGGTGAGACAAGGATCCAGAAACTATAGCTAAAAgacactaatatatatataaacttttcATACATGGAACTCCAACTACCCTCATTCCCAATAATTTTCTCTTCCtccatttttttgtttattgtggTAAGCACACTCAAGAAAAGAACTAAAACCAAAAGCACAGCTTCAACACTCCCACCCGGACCATGGCAGCTACCCTTTGTGGGAAATATCCTCCAACTTCTTGGCTCTTTACCTCACCATGCACTCAGAGACTTGGCCAAGAACTATGGACCATTTATGTACCTAAGATTTGGGGAAGTTCCAACCATAGTAGTCTCTTCCCCAGAGTATGCCAAAGAGGTGATGAGAAATCATGATGCCACTTTTGCATCAAGACCCCAGAGTTTGTTCTCACAGATTATGTTGTATGGCAATTCTGACATAGCCTTTGCTCCCTATGGTGAGTATTGGAGACAGCTTAGAAAGCTATGTATGAAAGAGCTTTTGAGCACAGCTAGAGTTCGATCTTTCAGACACATTAGAGAAGAAGAGATGCATAATCTCAAGGAATGGATTGCTTCAAATGTTGGGTCGGCTATCGATCTTAGTGATAGGATTCAAACTTCAACATATGGAGTCACTGCTCGGGCTGCCTTTGGTAAGAAAAGCAAAGACCATGAAGAGTTCATATCAATTGTGGAGGAAAGTATTAAGTTAGGAGGAGGCTTTAAGCTTACAGACTTGTTTCCTTCTTTCAATTTTCTGGCCTTGATCAGTCATGCAAGGGCTAAAATTGAGAGACAGAAGCACAGGGCTGAGAGGATAATTGAAAACATCATCCAAGAACACAAAGAGAAGAACAAGTCATCTGTGGAAACTGCTGAAAGTGAAACACATGAAGATTTTGTAGATGTTCTTCTAAAGTTTCATAACAAGGATGACCTTGGTTTTTCCTTAACAAGTAACAATGTCAAAGCAATTATTTGGGTAAGTTTTTCAATTTTCTACTGCTTTCTATGAAGTTATTTATATATTGAGATGTATGCACATATGTCTGTATTGCTAAAATCTCAAAGTTTAACCACGCCACCTTCATTTTAGTCAAAATTTTCTGTAGTTCGTAGAGTTAGTAAAAACTAATTTTCATCATATATATTTTAGGACATCTTTTCTGCAGGGAGTGAGACATCGGCTACAGCTGTCGATTGGGCAATGGTAGAAATTATAAGGAACCCAAGAGTAATGAAAAGAGCACAAGAGGAGGTGAGGGAAGTCTTTAACAGAAAAGGTACAGTTGATGAAGAAGGAGTTGCTGATATGAAATACTTGAAATCTTTAGTCAAAGAGACACTGAGATTGCACCCTTCTAATCCATTGTTACTACCAAGAGAAAGTAGGGAGAAGTGTGTGATTAATGGTTATGAGATACCTGTGAAAACCAGGATCATAGTTAATGCATGGGCAATAGGAAGAGATCCTAAATATTGGAGTGAACCAGAGAGTTTTATACCAGAAAGGTTCCTTGACAGCACCATTGACTTCAAGGGGGGCAATTTTGAGTATATCCCATTTGGTGCAGGAAGGAGAATATGTCCAGGCATGTCATTTGGTCTCATCAACATTGAGCTTCCCCTTGCAATTTTGTTGTACCATTTTGATTGGAAACTCCCCAATGGAATGAGCCATGAAGATTTGGATATGACTGAGTGTTTTGGAGTAACAGTGAGGAGAAAAGATCATCTTGTCTTGATTCCTATTGTTCATGATATTTCATGTGTTGAAAAATCAAAAAGTGGATGATGTATCTGGTTTATTGTTTCTTAAGTTGTAACTATTTATTGGAAATTTTAATAAAGatggaaaataaataattaaagccTGTATTAACGGATTCAAtgctttttctcttctttttatttatttattttttaaaaatgattgTTTTGTTCACTGTTATAGTAGCCAAAATACTGAAGTAGTTAAAAACAGAGGACTCTGTTATACAGGATCCCCTGCATTCAATTTTCAATAATTAGTGTTTTATGTTTcttaattttcttcttcaaacttGATTTGTAATAAGAATAAGCCAGTGGAATATATTGGGAAAACATTAGAATACTAAAGTGAATAGAAAAATATCAAGAACCACTTTATTTTAAGCAAGCTAAGGAGATTAACATCATATAAGCTACAGAGGCAGTGAACAATTATAACAGAGTAGGGGTAGAACTACAAGTCTATATTGTACCAATTGCGGATACATATTTGAAaaatacatttgaatttataCTTAATCTATATTATACCAATTGCGGATACATATTTGCTACAAATTAGTTTGTAAAGTGATAAGAAATTTTTTAAATAGTACTatacttgataaaaaaaaaaaaatagtagcagtagtagtagtaatttATAAATATACTCTTGCTTTATTCCAATCACAATATTTGTGAACTTTAATAACCTTCAAAACAAAGTTCAACATTGTCTAACATTAGATCTAATAACTTCAGTGATTTTTCTATGGATGACAGATCATATATTTTTGGTAGGAATCAAGTACAAATCATCATCCTCTATGATTTTGCTATCGAAGATTGATCATAAATAGTAGGAATCAAGTACAAGTCATCTTTTCTTCTCATTGTAACACCAAAGAACTCTGTCATATCCAAATTTTCATGTTTCATTCCATTGGGGAGTTTCCAATCAAAGTGGTATAGCAAATATGCTAGAGGAAGCTCAACATTGATGAGACCAAATGACATCCCTGGACATATTCTCCTTCCAGCACCAAATGGAATGTACTCaaaattattgcccttgaagtcaaTAGCACTGTCCAAAAACCTCTCTGGCAGAAAATTCTCAGGTTCAATCCAATACTTGGGATCTCTTCCAATTGCCCAAACATTTACCATTACTCTGGTTTTCATAGGTATCTCATAACCATTAATGTCACATTTTTCTCTACTTTCCCTTGGAAGTAACAAAGGAGCTGGAGGATGCAACCTTAGAGTTTCTTTAACAACTGATTTTAAATATTTCATCTCATCAATTGAGGTTTCATCCACTGACCCTTTTCTGCCAAAGACTTCTCTCACCTCATCTTGAGCCTTTCTCATCACTCTTGGATTTCTCATCATTTCTACCATAGCCCAATCCACAGATAAAGCCGATGTTTCACCTCCAGCTACAAAGATGTCCTGAAATAAGTCACCATTTTTCATTTCATTATTCATGCTTATTTTCACAAACTTATAGAAGAAGTACTTATTCTATAACAATAACTTTGATAATATAAAGAAGGTGATGTTGATGAAACTTACCAAGATTACTCCTTTAATATTGTCCCTTGTTATGGTGAACCCAAGATCTCCATTGTTATGAAACTTCAGAAGAACATCAACCAGGTCTTCATGTCTTCCACCTTTCTCTGCTGAAATTTCATTCTCTTTTATGTGCTCCTGGATGATATTTTCCAATATCCTCGAAGACCTTAGTTTGATGCTCTCGAACTTAGGACGACTTTTCCAATCAAGAAAACTCAAAGAAGGAAACATCTCTGCAAATTCAAACCCTCCAGCTGCCTTGATAGTTTCCTCCATAATCGATATAAACTCATCATGGTCTCTACTTTTCTTGCCAAAGGCAGCCCGAGATGTGATGCCATAAGATGATTTTTTAACCATTTCAGTAAGATTGATAGCTGACCCAACTTTTGAAGCTATCCCTTCAACAAGATTAAAAAGCTCTTCTTCTCTAACGGGTTGAAAAGATTGAACTCTTGCTGGGCTTAGAAGCTCCTGCGTACAAATCTTTCTGAGCTGTCTCCAATACTCACCATTTGGAGCAAATATAATATCCGTACAATTATATGCAATGATCTGTGCAGCAAGAGTTCGGGGTCTAGATGCAAAAACAACATCATGAGTTCTCATGACCTCTTTAGCATACTCTGATGACGAAACTATTAGAATTGGAACTTGTCCAATTTTGAGGTACATGAGTGGCCCATGTTGCTTGGAAAAGTCTCTGAGTTTAAGATGGGGTAAAGAGCCGAACAGCTGGTGCATATTTCCCACTAATGGTAGTCTCCATGGTCCTGGGGGTAGCTTTGAAACTGAGTTCTTTGTTTGATCTCTTTTCAAAACTATAATCACTACCATAAACACAAAAACGAAGGAGAAGAGGATTGGGAAAGAAGGTAGTTGGAGATCCATTTGGAAAGTAATGAGAATGAAGGTCTAATGTATTGTGTCATAAAGATTGGTTGCACTAATAATTATGGTTAAAAGGACGAGCTTTCATATAGCTTTGGAGTTATGGAGTTAGACAGGGATAAGGATGAGTCTTGTTATTTGGCAACGTTAAGACGTCTAGAACTCTATATTGGATTGCACCTCGATCAGGACTGTGATTATGCTTTTGTTATGTCCAATAAGAAAATTCCACGTGGAAGATGCCTTAGCCATACACATGCCTATTTATATTTATACCTGTTTTGTCTTAGCTTCGAAAAAAAAAAACGAAATTTTGACTTTGATAGGTAACGACACAATAATTTGGAGAATGGGTCCATAAAATCTTCGCTTTAATACAAAACTTTTTGCCTTTTTTGAACAGTTTCGGTTGTACTTTTAAAGACATATTAAACAGGTCTGTGAAAGATATATGGCTTAAAAGTGAAGCTCCACCGGATAATTTTCTTACATGGATAATTTTCTTTATAGGGTTTTATTTTAAGTTATATCGGTGAGACTTTCAGTATTTCTCGATTCGTGAATAATTTTTGGCGTAATTTTTTtgatgatcgtgtatattgtagctatttagagcttcttgcaaattttcagaaaattctgaataatttacattaTCGAAAATtatgttcaaatatgttgttttgcACGTACATAAAATAAATTAGTCATGTGTgtaataacatgtttgaacttagtttttggtactgtaaattattcgaaattttctgaaaatttgcaggatgctctaaatatttacaatatacacagtcataaaaaaaatcgcgctgaaaattATTCAAGAGTCGAGAACACTGAAATCCTCACCAGTAAGACTTAAAGTGAAGGTCGTATAATAGAAttgtcatttatatatatttatagggaagaTATGATTCTTTAATAGTCTTTCTTACTTGGGGGCTTATCTaaccccttttatatatatatataaatatttatttatagggAAGATATGATTCTTTAATAGTCTTTCTTACTTGGGGGCTTATTTAACCCCTCACTTCATTTCGAGGATTACATACCTCAAGCCATATTATGCATtggattatttttttaaaaacaagttTTTGTAAGATCAAAGTATTGTTAGAGTAACTAACTGACAGGGGTAAATTTTTTATCAAAATTGGCTACCGGCTAtacattattatattatattttcaaatatcaATATTTATACAAGTAACTTTTTACGGAAGAAGAATTAATCAAGCCGTAGCCAACTTAATATAtcttttttatataataagtgtgtagataatgaattttttttattttaatatttttttttattttttaatgttaattttaatgaaatattcttatatttaatggtagtgtGTAAACATcacataaatttaaataaaataaaataaataattaaaaaattaaaatagaatatttttgagatattttacaatgataattatttaaaaataataaataattaaattaattaaaatatgatatttttgagatattttacaataataattatttaaaaataataaaatcataacttaaataaaatttaattaaacctaaactcacttattagaataatattatattaaacatataatataatctactgtcaattagcaacaacttattttttttaaaaaaaaaaaaaactagcacgaaacttatattttaaatccacgtataatatttaatattacattaaatatataatatataatcttttgttatcactcccaaattcaaaaattagaacaaacataaactttaaaaaaatatatatttaattaaaacatgatatttatttgaaatttatatgacattagtatagatttaataaaaataattaattaattctataaataaaaatacaGAAACGTACATTGCATGTTACTTGTACTtgtatctattatatatatttatatatatgttgacgccgtttttcgcaaATTTAGAAACTAAGAAAAGAAGAGTAAGATTTTTACATgtttcagcagttaaaatctgcctagtccacgagtcaatattattgattcgtaATACTCTCAAAACTTTCTCAGAGAAATTCAACAGAGTATTCTCTGTATAATATTCTgcatgaataaaaatgaaatttcccatgctatttatagacctgcTGGTTGACATGGGGGACCAAGTCTACTCTTTCGCCTTAGGAGAATTAAGTCAGGTCTGGGGACCAGATAAGGGTGCGTCCCGGATCACTTTTAATCTTGATTTCCTTGTTCGCTCATTCATTTTACTAACTATTTTTTGTTTGTGTATATTTCAGAAGACTCTGACATGTCCAACCCGGTGGACAAGATGAAGCAGGCCCTCGAGATCCAGGCCGCCAAGGAGAGGGTCGCGCCCAGGAAAGCCGCTAGGAACGCGCCTAAGCAGACGCCAGTACCCAAGATTCAATCCACCGAGGTGGCCCTGGCAGCGGTTCCGATCACGACAGTTGACCCCGCAACTGTCCCCGACCTTCCCACTCACACTCCAGTGATTGACCTGGACCGGGAACCAATGGCAAGCCGGAGCTCCGGGAAACGAGCCGCAGACTTGGACGCGACAGAGGCGGAACCAAGAACCAAGAGGGCCAGGACTAGACACGTTGGTTCGGCCGGGGAGTCATCCGGGGAGAGTCGCTCTACTGCCAAGGAACTCACGGTGGCATCGCCTCTCCCTGTCCATCCGGCCTTACCTGAGGAGGGAGAGGCAGTCCTGCAGGATGAGCAGGCCAAATTAGTTACCCAGACTTGGGAGAGTGGTCGGGAAAAAATGGAGGAGGTTTACAAGGCCTTGTCGATTCGTCGTCAGGTTGAATTTGCTGAGCATCCGACAGCATTTAGTGCCCCCCAACCAATCATGGATCGGTTGATCGCCGAGACGGGTTTCTGCCCCAAATTGGGGCAGGACACAACCCCGTTCACGACGGACTTACTGGACCAGGTGGGGAATACCATGTCCAACCTCGAGTTAAAATGGTACGCCACCATCGCCAGCCAGGACatgttgttcatctcccaggccctcCGCCATCAGGCCATCACTGTAAGTTTGCTTTGcatcttctttctcttcttcttcttgtttagTTAGGACTCtttctaactttgctttgttccaggatgctctaCTGGCTCATtgtgtaccatcgtactattaggtccgcagtaacttaataataacaatcgggcatatatcggactactatcgatccattatcgtacttaaaagggtgtatagatttaaaataataatcgggCAACTATCGGGTAGCCATCATACCTTTATGACCATAGGGTAAACaaactatcgggcaaccatcgggttgccatcggaccttcatccctaaccttgaaactcaacaactatcgtgcctGTATCGGGCCTCTATCGAACACTATCGGACATTTAGAAAAAAACTCAGGGAACCCAAGAAAATGCAGATTTTCACataacacgattttcacccaaaaaaacagcaaaaaataccaacaaactacagatccaacatctaaacagcattctgaatcataaaagcaaccaacaacaacaagaatcaaagaaaatcacttacccatttaaTCTCTTCACTATGAGCAAAAATAACACATAGCTTGGTGTTTCTCCTCAAATAATCCACAATGTTcgaatgtgtatctttcttgcaagattttagtataaaattttgtgtgtaaaacgtatggtgaagggagagtgagagagaatgtatggtgaagagaggtagagaggaagaaggagaatagagaggaaaggtgttatgagaggggtatttttggtattaaatgaaagatgagcattgatATCATATGGTAGTTAattttggttcaaattttaattattaagctaatataagcatgatttatcaaatttccctaaGAATAAGCTAGTGGAATATATTGGGAAAAAATTAGAATACTAAAGTGAATAGAAAAATATCAAGAACCACTTTATTTTAAGCAAACTAAGGAGATTAACATCATATAAGCTACAGAGGCAGTGAACAATTACAACAAAGTAGGGGTTGAACTATAAGGAACTGGAATTAAGTGTAGCTCTGTTTTTCTTCTCACTGATACACCAAATCTCTCACTCAATATATGATTTTTCTATAGATGACAGATCATATATGATTTTTTGCTATAGAAGACTGATCATAAATAGTAGGAATCAAGTACAAGTCATCTTTTCTTCTCATTGTAACACCAAATAACTCTGTCATATCCAAATTTTCATGTTTCATTCCATTGGGGAGTTTCCAATCAAAGTGGTATAGCAAATATGCTAGAGGAAGCTCAACATTGATGAGACCAAATGACATCCCTGGACATATTCTCCTTCCAGCACCAAATGGAATGTACTCaaaattattgcccttgaagtcaaTAGCACTGTCCAAAAACCTCTCTGGCAGAAAATTCTCAGGTTCAATCCAATACTTGGGATCTCTTCCAATTGCCCAAACATTTACCATTACTCTGGTTTTCATAGGTATCTCATAACCATTTATGTCACATTTTTCTCTACTTTCCCTTGGAAGTAACAAAGGAGCTGGAGGATGCAACCTTAGAGTTTCTTTAACGACTGATTTTAAATATTTCATCTCATCAATTGAGGTTTCATCCACTGACCCTTTTCTGCCAAAGACTTCTCTCACCTCATCTTGAGCCTTTCTCATCACTCTTGGATTTCTCATCATTTCTACCATAGCCCAATCCACAGATAAAGCCGATGTTTCACTTCCAGCCACAAAGATGTCCTGAAATAAGTCACCATTTTTCATTTCATTATTCTTCATGCTTATTTTCACAAACTTATAGAAGAAGTACTTATTCTATAATAATAACTTTGATAATATAAAGAAGGTGATATTGATGAAACTTACATAGATCACTCCTTTAATATTGTCACTTGTTATGGTGAACCCAAGATCTCCATTGTTATGAAACTTCAGAAGAACATCAACCAGGTCTTCATGTTTTCCACCTTTCTCTGCTGAAATTTCATTCTCTTTTATGTGCTCCTGGATGATATTTTCCAATATCCTCGAATACCTTAGTTTGATGCTCTCGAACTTAGGACGACTTTTCCAATCAAGAAAACTCAAAGAAGGAAACATCTCTGCAAATTCAAACCCTCCAGCTGCCTTGATATCTTCCTCCACAATCGATATAAACTCATCATGGTCACTACTTTTCTTGCCAAAGGCAGCCCGAGATGTGATGCCATAAGATGATTTTTTAACCATTTCAGTAAGATTGATAGCTGACCCAACTTTTGAAGCTATCCCTTCTACAAGATTAAACAGCTCTTCTTCTCTAACAGGTTGAAAAGTTTGAACTCTTGCTGGGCT
The Humulus lupulus chromosome 6, drHumLupu1.1, whole genome shotgun sequence DNA segment above includes these coding regions:
- the LOC133783222 gene encoding cytochrome P450 71D11-like — translated: MELQLPSFPIIFSSSIFLFIVVSTLKKRTKTKSTASTLPPGPWQLPFVGNILQLLGSLPHHALRDLAKNYGPFMYLRFGEVPTIVVSSPEYAKEVMRNHDATFASRPQSLFSQIMLYGNSDIAFAPYGEYWRQLRKLCMKELLSTARVRSFRHIREEEMHNLKEWIASNVGSAIDLSDRIQTSTYGVTARAAFGKKSKDHEEFISIVEESIKLGGGFKLTDLFPSFNFLALISHARAKIERQKHRAERIIENIIQEHKEKNKSSVETAESETHEDFVDVLLKFHNKDDLGFSLTSNNVKAIIWDIFSAGSETSATAVDWAMVEIIRNPRVMKRAQEEVREVFNRKGTVDEEGVADMKYLKSLVKETLRLHPSNPLLLPRESREKCVINGYEIPVKTRIIVNAWAIGRDPKYWSEPESFIPERFLDSTIDFKGGNFEYIPFGAGRRICPGMSFGLINIELPLAILLYHFDWKLPNGMSHEDLDMTECFGVTVRRKDHLVLIPIVHDISCVEKSKSG
- the LOC133783224 gene encoding cytochrome P450 71D11-like, producing the protein MDLQLPSFPILFSFVFVFMVVIIVLKRDQTKNSVSKLPPGPWRLPLVGNMHQLFGSLPHLKLRDFSKQHGPLMYLKIGQVPILIVSSSEYAKEVMRTHDVVFASRPRTLAAQIIAYNCTDIIFAPNGEYWRQLRKICTQELLSPARVQSFQPVREEELFNLVEGIASKVGSAINLTEMVKKSSYGITSRAAFGKKSRDHDEFISIMEETIKAAGGFEFAEMFPSLSFLDWKSRPKFESIKLRSSRILENIIQEHIKENEISAEKGGRHEDLVDVLLKFHNNGDLGFTITRDNIKGVILDIFVAGGETSALSVDWAMVEMMRNPRVMRKAQDEVREVFGRKGSVDETSIDEMKYLKSVVKETLRLHPPAPLLLPRESREKCDINGYEIPMKTRVMVNVWAIGRDPKYWIEPENFLPERFLDSAIDFKGNNFEYIPFGAGRRICPGMSFGLINVELPLAYLLYHFDWKLPNGMKHENLDMTEFFGVTMRRKDDLYLIPTIYDQSSIAKS
- the LOC133783223 gene encoding cytochrome P450 71D11-like — encoded protein: MDLQLPSFPILFSFVFVFMVVIIVLKRDQTKNSVSKLPPGPWRLPLVGNMHQLLGSLPHLTLRDLSKQHGPLMYLKIGQVPFLIVSSSEYAKEVMRTHDVVFASRPRTVAAQIITYNCTDIVFAPYGEYWRQLRKICAQELLSPARVQTFQPVREEELFNLVEGIASKVGSAINLTEMVKKSSYGITSRAAFGKKSSDHDEFISIVEEDIKAAGGFEFAEMFPSLSFLDWKSRPKFESIKLRYSRILENIIQEHIKENEISAEKGGKHEDLVDVLLKFHNNGDLGFTITSDNIKGVIYDIFVAGSETSALSVDWAMVEMMRNPRVMRKAQDEVREVFGRKGSVDETSIDEMKYLKSVVKETLRLHPPAPLLLPRESREKCDINGYEIPMKTRVMVNVWAIGRDPKYWIEPENFLPERFLDSAIDFKGNNFEYIPFGAGRRICPGMSFGLINVELPLAYLLYHFDWKLPNGMKHENLDMTELFGVTMRRKDDLYLIPTIYDQSSIAKNHI